The genomic interval TCCTGGTCAACAAGGTCAAGCAGGACTGGGACCCCAGCGACTACACCGACGGGTACTCCTCGGGGAAGGCCCTCGAGACCGCGGTCAATAAAGGCCAGAGCTTCCCCAGCGAGGGGAGCTGGACCTACAACGGGGCCAAATCGCGCCCTAGCGTCATAGACGGCGACCCCAACTCGTACGCCAACAGCTGCAACGGCTACACCGGCACCTGCTCGGATACCGCCCACCAAAGCCGCCGGGTCTGCACTAAAGTCCTCTTTTTGAAATTTTGTGGCTACGCCAAGGTGAATTTTGGCGGGCCCGGAGTGGCCTCCTCGAAGACCATCCAGGTCTGGAAAAACGGCGAGGCCTTCAAGCTCAACCTCTTGCGCCAGTACCTCTCGCAAGGCTATGCGCTCTTGGCTTCGTTCCCGCTCTACAAAGGCTTCATGAACGATGTGAAAAACGACGGTGTGGTGAGCAACTACGCCAAGACCAAGCTCGACGACAAGGGCAAAGAGGTAGACGGTTCCTACGGCGGCCACCTCGTGCTGATCGTGGGGTTCCTCTCCAATGAGGAGATGACCCGGTTCGGCCGGACCCCCAACATCGGCGGGGGCGGGTATTTCATCGTCAAGAACTCCTGGGGCTGCGGCGCGGGCGACGGCGGCTTTTACTACGTCCCCGCCGACTACGTAAGCAGCATCTTCAATTCCCTGAGCGTGCTGAACTTCGATGGCCGCCGCAGCGAGGCCTGGAAGCGGGAGCAGGCCGCGCCGGGCGGCTCGGAAGCGCCCAAGATCGCCATCAAAACCAACCCTGCTACCGTACAGCTCCGGATCGAGACCAACCTGGCCCAGTTCTTCGGGGTCACCCACCCCGTGGCCAAGAGCGTCAACCTCACCGTGACCTCAAATCTGGACGGCACCCTCTATAGCGGGAGCTGGAGTACCGACCCCAACAGCCTGTTCGGCCCCGAGCTAAAGCGCACCTTCACCACTCAAGGAACCCGCACCCTGACGCTTCTGGCTAAATACGGCAGCAGCCAGGCAACCGGGAGCTTCGTGGTCAACGTAATCAACACCCCGCCCACCCTGAAGCTGCAATACGGGGGAGACCCCCACCAGGGCGAGGCCTACCCCATCACCGCGCTGATCAGCGACATCAACGAATCCGATCTTAACAAGCTTTGCAACAATACCAACTGGTCGGTAGACGCACCGGATACACTCTCCGCCACCACCGGCTGCCAAGTGAGCGTCACCTTTGGCACCACCGGCTCGAGGCAAGTGCGCGTCAGTACCACCGACAGCGACGGGGCGTCTGCCACGCAAACCGCGACGCTGAACGTGCTGCCCCCACCCCCTACCCCAAGATCACCGATTACGGGGTGTACTCGAGGGATCCGTATCGGCTCCCTGATCCAGTAATCGTCGGTTGCGGGAAGAGTGTAGCGCCTGGCAGTACCATCGACTTGGACGATAAGGAGCGGTGCTTTTTTTCTGGGCGGCCTCGATACTTCGGGAAAATCAGCATAGAGAACCCCAGCAACGAAGCCCTGACCTACGACTGGAAGCTCTACGTGGGCTCGGGGTCTGACGAAAAAGTCCTCTACGCCGATACTGCCTCCACCAGCAACATCTTCGACCTCCACAAT from Meiothermus sp. Pnk-1 carries:
- a CDS encoding C1 family peptidase gives rise to the protein MKAFKVWEVSAILIGALVACSPGGSKQDPNLFTEANAWQEDIPADAQVVSPEEFQKGIASGELVLSSTASIAAAKQAREAQYQSDKNFLNSIPDKDPNTQALLAEAAGSPHFEGDRPVEGPGGQTVVLFGLGTQLRNAVETYQRAQSVDNALDDYALSYSLLPEDLKPQAPTPDSLKGKSLAEVKAALQQLDSLLGSNPASLRTARLEPGGGIRPQFANPGNGTDNSGPCTPTNLVSSFWFPLKNFISPVKNQGKRGTCWAFTAIGAVESRERVQNNNPVDLSEQFLVNKVKQDWDPSDYTDGYSSGKALETAVNKGQSFPSEGSWTYNGAKSRPSVIDGDPNSYANSCNGYTGTCSDTAHQSRRVCTKVLFLKFCGYAKVNFGGPGVASSKTIQVWKNGEAFKLNLLRQYLSQGYALLASFPLYKGFMNDVKNDGVVSNYAKTKLDDKGKEVDGSYGGHLVLIVGFLSNEEMTRFGRTPNIGGGGYFIVKNSWGCGAGDGGFYYVPADYVSSIFNSLSVLNFDGRRSEAWKREQAAPGGSEAPKIAIKTNPATVQLRIETNLAQFFGVTHPVAKSVNLTVTSNLDGTLYSGSWSTDPNSLFGPELKRTFTTQGTRTLTLLAKYGSSQATGSFVVNVINTPPTLKLQYGGDPHQGEAYPITALISDINESDLNKLCNNTNWSVDAPDTLSATTGCQVSVTFGTTGSRQVRVSTTDSDGASATQTATLNVLPPPPTPRSPITGCTRGIRIGSLIQ